The sequence ACATGATCTTGAACAAATTCTGGTTATGAACGAACACGGAATTATGAATGAGAATGCTGGAGAAGATTTTGCTGGTTTGAATCGTTTTGAATGCAGGGAGAAAGTGATCGAGAAACTGAAAGAACTAAATTTATTAGAAGATATTGAACATCATAAACACACTGTTGGTCATTGTTATCGCTGCGAAACTGCGATCGAACCATATCTTTCCGAACAATGGTTCGTTAGAATGGAACCGCTGGCAAAAAGAGCGATAGAAGTTGTAAAATCAGGTGAAGTAAAACTGAATCCAAGAAGATGGATAAAAGTTTATCTGCATTGGATGGAAAATATTCGCGATTGGTGTATTTCGCGGCAGATCTGGTGGGGACACAGAATTCCTGTTTATTATTGTCAGGATTGCGGAGAAATGATCGTTGCTAAAGAACAACCGGAAAAATGTCCAAAATGCAATTCGATGAATTTTAAACAAGATGAAGATGTACTCGATACCTGGTTTTCGAGCTGGTTATGGCCCTTTTCAGTTTTTGGATGGCCCGAAAAAACCGAAGAACTGGAATATTTCCTTCCCACAAATATGCTCGTAACTGCTCCCGGAATTATCTATCTCTGGGTCGCTCGCATGATCATGTCAACTCTCGAATTTATGGATAAAATCCCGTTTGATACAGTTCTGCTGCATGGAATGGTTCTCGATGAGGTTGGCAGAAGAATGAGTAAATCGCTGGGAAATTCTCCCGATCCAATCGACATCATCGATGAAGTTGGAGCCGATGCTCTTCGTTTCGGAATGATCTTCAACACGCCCAAAGGTGCTGACAGTTATTATTCCGAAAGTTATCTCGAATCCGGTAGGAATTTCGCTAACAAGATCTGGAATGCCTTTCGTTTTATGATGATGAACATCGAAAAGATCGAGGGTCTTCCCAATAAAAAAGAACTGAAATTGGAACTTTCCGATAAATGGATTTACAGCAGGTTGAATCAAGTTATCTCCAAAGTAGAAGAGAGTTATGAGAATCTGCGTTTTAATGATGCTGCTCGTATTTTGATGGATTTTGTCTGGAAAGAATTTTGCAGTTGGTACCTGGAACTTTCCAAAGATCGAATTTATAATGATGCTGATAAAGAAGCACAATTAACTGCAAAATACATTCTGCTGGATATTCTGCAAAATTCGATGAGAATGCTGCAACCGATCATGCCGTTTATTTGCGAAGAAATCTGGCAGATCATCAAGGATCATTTTTTTATTGAGGAAGAATCTGTAATTATTGCTGCCTTTCCAAAAGCAGATAAAAATCTCATTGATGATAATATCAATAATGAAATGTCCTTG is a genomic window of Candidatus Cloacimonadota bacterium containing:
- a CDS encoding valine--tRNA ligase, with protein sequence MKINKNYEPQKIEKKWYKHWIEKGYFTPKIDKTKKPFTILIPPPNVTGILHMGHVLNNTLQDVMIRYKRMTGIPALWVPGVDHAGIATQNVVERELKKEGKTRHDIGREELVKRIWKWKNEKGGKIIEQLKKLGCSCDWTKERFTMDEQLSNAVKEVFIRLYEKGLIYKGKRIINWCPRCVTALANDEVDHEDTDGHLWHIKYPFKDGKGFVTVATTRPETMLGDTAVAVHPDDERYKDLIGKTLILPLVNREIPVIADEYVDKEFGSGCVKVTPAHDPNDFDIGERHDLEQILVMNEHGIMNENAGEDFAGLNRFECREKVIEKLKELNLLEDIEHHKHTVGHCYRCETAIEPYLSEQWFVRMEPLAKRAIEVVKSGEVKLNPRRWIKVYLHWMENIRDWCISRQIWWGHRIPVYYCQDCGEMIVAKEQPEKCPKCNSMNFKQDEDVLDTWFSSWLWPFSVFGWPEKTEELEYFLPTNMLVTAPGIIYLWVARMIMSTLEFMDKIPFDTVLLHGMVLDEVGRRMSKSLGNSPDPIDIIDEVGADALRFGMIFNTPKGADSYYSESYLESGRNFANKIWNAFRFMMMNIEKIEGLPNKKELKLELSDKWIYSRLNQVISKVEESYENLRFNDAARILMDFVWKEFCSWYLELSKDRIYNDADKEAQLTAKYILLDILQNSMRMLQPIMPFICEEIWQIIKDHFFIEEESVIIAAFPKADKNLIDDNINNEMSLIQDSITAIRNLRKQVNLAPGLEIDILIKVAENSQKELLENYQNYLQKLAKVQKTEIEIDLKKPKSSIAAVVQNIEIYLPLEGLIDINDEIEKLKKQSEKLEKELQKINSKLLNDKFLEKAPESIIKKEREKH